A stretch of Ipomoea triloba cultivar NCNSP0323 chromosome 11, ASM357664v1 DNA encodes these proteins:
- the LOC115996266 gene encoding pentatricopeptide repeat-containing protein At1g63400-like, with product MFATVRRVHCAFKACHQSSLLSISNTSPLYILSLLYKSRLSHFASFSSDSSVHCSTSHFSDRNFDFIEQFSPFKNLSNTENYTVITSNERRRILVGLSKIIKQENAYLLNAFSSQFCPYYLAEIMKSFDNRGVAVSFFKYVFQDYSQGMVQSGCIAAHLLAAMEMRLMAQDVLSWIVRRIGKCRSDEVVEFMWGEHNLYESDYSVLDSLMRAFLSAEMIPGALKILSMMREAGAQPSLSAVSILFKLLLRFRDCGSVWKLFRDMLHKGPCPNLYVYNVMILGFCKSGCLQIGESLLHLMRKFGCEPDAITYNILINAYCMKGWTSDALNWVHLMIEHGCNPSSITFGTIVNALCKEGNIIEARKIFDGMQEIGVSANTEIYNALMDGYVKAREIDQANALFEEMIKKGVVPDGITVNTLVAGYYKYRREEHADRLLKDLTMMELIPDCSLTDVYIAGLCWAERLDEAVELLHTMLEKGIPLSVIAFNSIIAAYSRVGLEDNAFEIYNIMVKFGQTPSASTCASLLMCLCTTGRLHEAKELMTKMIAMDFPISRISFTVLLDGYFKKGDTTGAQILWEEMARIGMAPDAVAFSAFIDGLCKTGFVEGAYNAFLEMTRKGLVPNNFVYNSLIAGFCNSGKLNEAQILEKEMKQRGLFPDAFTINIIIKGLCKQGRMQSAIDTYIEMQQSGVKPDIVTYNTLIDGFIKAFDMANADNLVSKLFASGWEPDITTYNIRLHGFCTSRKINRAVMMLDELISAGLVPNTVTYNTMMSGACNDILDRAMILAAKLVKMAFIPNIVTANLLLSQLCKQGLPQRALMWGQKLSQIGIEFDEITYKILDRAFFEIQDYTDCTKGMTEKSLFLDILMYITCDYLYRNRANYDRSDYNFEIVDGPGGSLKLVNRVSL from the coding sequence ATGTTTGCTACTGTGCGTCGCGTGCATTGTGCGTTTAAGGCCTGTCACCAGAGCTCACTTCTTTCCATATCAAACACATCTCCTCTGTACATTCTTTCCCTTCTCTACAAATCCCGACTTTCACATTTCGCCTCCTTCTCTTCTGACAGCTCAGTTCACTGCTCAACATCGCATTTTTCTGAtagaaattttgattttattgaaCAGTTTTCCCCTTTCAAAAATTTGTCAAACACTGAAAATTATACTGTAATTACTTCAAATGAGAGGCGTAGAATCCTTGTAGGGTTATCgaaaataatcaaacaagaAAATGCGTATCTTTTGAATGCATTTTCTAGTCAGTTTTGCCCATATTATCTTGCAGAAATTATGAAATCATTCGATAACCGGGGAGTTGCAGTTTCGTTCTTCAAATATGTGTTTCAAGATTACTCACAGGGTATGGTGCAATCAGGCTGCATTGCTGCGCATCTATTGGCTGCTATGGAAATGAGATTGATGGCACAGGATGTGCTTTCTTGGATAGTTAGGAGGATTGGGAAATGCAGGAGTGATGAAGTTGTGGAATTCATGTGGGGAGAGCATAATTTATATGAGTCAGATTATTCAGTACTCGATTCATTAATGCGGGCATTTTTGAGTGCAGAAATGATCCCTGGAGCTTTGAAGATTTTGAGTATGATGAGGGAGGCTGGAGCACAGCCAAGTTTGTCAGCAGTAAGCATTCTGTTTAAATTATTGCTTAGGTTCAGAGATTGCGGTAGTGTGTGGAAGTTGTTTCGTGATATGTTGCATAAAGGGCCTTGTCCTAACCTTTATGTATATAATGTGATGATTCTTGGGTTTTGTAAAAGTGGGTGTCTTCAAATTGGAGAGAGTTTGCTACATTTAATGAGAAAGTTTGGATGTGAACCAGATGCCATAACTTACAACATTTTGATAAATGCTTACTGTATGAAGGGTTGGACTTCTGATGCATTGAATTGGGTGCATTTGATGATTGAACACGGGTGTAATCCTAGCAGCATTACTTTTGGTACTATTGTCAATGCTTTGTGTAAGGAGGGCAACATTATTGAAGCAAGGAAAATCTTTGATGGAATGCAAGAAATTGGTGTCTCTGCAAACACTGAAATATATAATGCCTTGATGGATGGCTATGTTAAAGCAAGGGAAATTGATCAAGCAAATGCTCTTTTTGAAGAAATGATAAAGAAAGGAGTTGTTCCAGATGGTATAACTGTCAACACTTTGGTGGCAGGGTACTACAAGTATAGGAGGGAAGAGCATGCAGACAGACTGTTAAAAGATCTAACTATGATGGAACTAATTCCAGATTGTTCATTAACTGATGTATACATTGCTGGATTGTGTTGGGCTGAAAGGTTGGATGAGGCTGTAGAACTGTTGCATACTATGCTTGAAAAGGGAATACCTCTTAGTGTAATTGCATTTAATTCCATTATTGCTGCTTATAGCAGAGTGGGATTAGAAGACAATGCATTTGAgatttataatattatggtaAAATTTGGTCAAACACCTTCAGCTTCCACATGCGCTTCTCTACTTATGTGCTTGTGTACCACAGGGAGGCTGCATGAAGCTAAGGAACTAATGACCAAGATGATTGCAATGGACTTCCCTATCAGCAGAATCTCCTTCACTGTTCTGTTAGATGGGTATTTCAAGAAAGGGGACACAACTGGAGCTCAAATTCTGTGGGAGGAGATGGCAAGGATTGGTATGGCTCCTGATGCTGTTGCTTTTTCTGCATTCATTGATGGACTATGTAAAACAGGATTTGTTGAAGGAGCATATAATGCATTTCTGGAAATGACAAGGAAGGGACTTGTGCCAAATAATTTTGTATACAACTCTCTAATTGCTGGTTTTTGTAACAGTGGAAAATTGAATGAAGCTCAGATATTGGAGAAGGAGATGAAACAGAGGGGTCTTTTCCCAGATGCCTTTACAATTAACATCATTATTAAAGGGTTATGTAAACAGGGAAGGATGCAATCAGCCATAGACACTTACATTGAGATGCAACAAAGTGGAGTAAAACCAGATATTGTTACTTACAATACTTTGATTGATGGATTTATCAAAGCATTTGACATGGCTAATGCTGATAACTTAGTGAGTAAATTGTTTGCTAGTGGATGGGAACCGGATATTACTACCTACAACATAAGGCTTCATGGTTTTTGTACTAGTAGGAAGATCAATCGAGCTGTCATGATGTTGGATGAACTCATCTCAGCTGGGTTAGTTCCAAATACAGTTACATACAACACTATGATGAGTGGTGCTTGCAACGATATACTGGACCGTGCTATGATTTTGGCTGCAAAGTTGGTTAAGATGGCATTTATCCCTAATATTGTCACCGCTAACTTACTATTATCTCAACTTTGCAAGCAAGGGCTCCCACAGAGAGCTTTGATGTGGGGCCAGAAGTTGAGCCAGATTGGTATAGAGTTTGATgaaataacatataaaatattggATAGAGCATTTTTTGAGATACAAGATTATACTGATTGTACTAAAGGAATGACAGAAAAGAGTCTGTTCCTAGACATTCTCATGTACATTACTTGTGACTATTTGTATAGAAACAGGGCCAATTATGATAGAAGTGATTATAATTTTGAGATAGTTGATGGACCTGGCGGGTCCTTAAAGCTGGTGAATAGGGTAAGTTTGTAA